One genomic window of Metopolophium dirhodum isolate CAU chromosome 4, ASM1992520v1, whole genome shotgun sequence includes the following:
- the LOC132943980 gene encoding uncharacterized protein LOC132943980: protein MEMDEDSCFFGDGGTLATFHRKSRCLRFWLYSGAFPHGRSSSHTSRIPPKESIIKTELLDRRYEDARSKGPRFAGRINNYKWYSSVNIFKLGIIYHKQIEMCERFSVSKTKFRSRFRFRHGSTNNTFWIN from the exons atggagatggatgaagatagctgtttcttcggcgatggcggcactctagctacgtttcaccggaagagtagatgtttacga ttctggctgtattctggagcgtttcctcatgggcgtagcagttcacacacgtcacggattccgccgaaggagtcgataattaaa actgaacttttggatcggagatatgaagacgcgcgctcaaagggaccgcgttttgccggaagaataaataattac aaatggtattcgtcagtgaacattttcaaactgggaataatatatcataagcagattgaaatgtgtgaacgtttcagtgtttcaaagactaagtttcgtagcagatttcgattccgtcacggg
- the LOC132943978 gene encoding EF-hand calcium-binding domain-containing protein 4A-like isoform X1 — MEAIGHKLFQLGDPEGKGFIVRRDMQKLKDELSMTPEQLEIVFDTLDVEQKGYLTLCQFLEKFKDTAPMNFRNNRWKEQQNIVSFKCSYTEDIQTLLQTIKDTNMIKLSIGHLENICKAASQMEPDSAVSVGRIEAFLRALNIDLLKIVERDRELEEMLQSREIQHQNNMQKLFEELESHFREEQEKTKLEDQRKFRSELTTLENELADKEDRFRAAVSTRQEFAGQLVAAQQRELAVMAENAKLIETRERLLNDLDAERTKTCRLEEIIEKTNVESAADNEKHFKQGFYVAKNLVSMKEEGLLQQLEILQDMKNVLLN; from the exons ATGGAGGCCATCGGACACAAACTCTTTCAGCTCGGCGACCCCGAAGGAAAGGGGTTCATCGTGAGGCGAGACATGCAA aaattaaaagaCGAGCTCTCAATGACCCCGGAGCAATTGGAGATCGTATTTGATACACTGGATGTGGAACAAAAAGGTTACCTCACACTCTGTCAATTTTTGGAAAAGTTCA AAGACACTGCACCAATGAATTTCCGGAATAATCGATGGAAGGAGCAGCAAAACATCGTTTCATTCAAATGTTCTTACACGGAAGACATCCAAACACTTTTGCAAACCATCAAAGACACGAACATGATAAAATT GAGCATAGGGCATTTAGAGAACATATGCAAGGCAGCCTCTCAAATGGAACCAGACAGTGCGGTATCGGTGGGCCGTATCGAAGCGTTTCTCAGGGCGCTCAACATTGACCTACTAAAGATCGTCGAACGTGACAGGGAGCTGGAAGAGATGCTGCAGAGCCGTGAGATCCAACACCAAAACAac ATGCAAAAACTTTTCGAAGAACTCGAATCGCATTTCCGTGAAGAGCAAGAAAAGACCAAACTTgaa GACCAAAGAAAATTCCGGTCAGAACTAACCACGTTGGAAAACGAACTTGCTGACAAGGAGGATCGGTTCCGTGCCGCCGTGTCCACTAGGCAGGAATTCGCAGGACAGCTAGTGGCAGCCCAACAACGTGAACTGGCGGTTATGGCGGAAAACGCTAAACTTATCGAAACCCGT GAAAGACTGTTGAATGATTTGGATGCGGAACGGACCAAAACCTGTCGGCTGGAGGAAATCATCGAGAAGACCAATGTGGAGTCAGCCGCGGACAACGAGAAACACTTCAAACAAGGATTCTACGTGGCGAAAAATTTAGTCTCCATGAAAGAAGAAG GACTTTTGCAACAGTTAGAAATCCTTCAGGACATGAAAAACGTCCTGTTGAACTGA
- the LOC132943978 gene encoding EF-hand calcium-binding domain-containing protein 4A-like isoform X4 — MTPEQLEIVFDTLDVEQKGYLTLCQFLEKFNTAPMNFRNNRWKEQQNIVSFKCSYTEDIQTLLQTIKDTNMIKLSIGHLENICKAASQMEPDSAVSVGRIEAFLRALNIDLLKIVERDRELEEMLQSREIQHQNNMQKLFEELESHFREEQEKTKLEDQRKFRSELTTLENELADKEDRFRAAVSTRQEFAGQLVAAQQRELAVMAENAKLIETRERLLNDLDAERTKTCRLEEIIEKTNVESAADNEKHFKQGFYVAKNLVSMKEEGLLQQLEILQDMKNVLLN, encoded by the exons ATGACCCCGGAGCAATTGGAGATCGTATTTGATACACTGGATGTGGAACAAAAAGGTTACCTCACACTCTGTCAATTTTTGGAAAAGTTCA ACACTGCACCAATGAATTTCCGGAATAATCGATGGAAGGAGCAGCAAAACATCGTTTCATTCAAATGTTCTTACACGGAAGACATCCAAACACTTTTGCAAACCATCAAAGACACGAACATGATAAAATT GAGCATAGGGCATTTAGAGAACATATGCAAGGCAGCCTCTCAAATGGAACCAGACAGTGCGGTATCGGTGGGCCGTATCGAAGCGTTTCTCAGGGCGCTCAACATTGACCTACTAAAGATCGTCGAACGTGACAGGGAGCTGGAAGAGATGCTGCAGAGCCGTGAGATCCAACACCAAAACAac ATGCAAAAACTTTTCGAAGAACTCGAATCGCATTTCCGTGAAGAGCAAGAAAAGACCAAACTTgaa GACCAAAGAAAATTCCGGTCAGAACTAACCACGTTGGAAAACGAACTTGCTGACAAGGAGGATCGGTTCCGTGCCGCCGTGTCCACTAGGCAGGAATTCGCAGGACAGCTAGTGGCAGCCCAACAACGTGAACTGGCGGTTATGGCGGAAAACGCTAAACTTATCGAAACCCGT GAAAGACTGTTGAATGATTTGGATGCGGAACGGACCAAAACCTGTCGGCTGGAGGAAATCATCGAGAAGACCAATGTGGAGTCAGCCGCGGACAACGAGAAACACTTCAAACAAGGATTCTACGTGGCGAAAAATTTAGTCTCCATGAAAGAAGAAG GACTTTTGCAACAGTTAGAAATCCTTCAGGACATGAAAAACGTCCTGTTGAACTGA
- the LOC132943978 gene encoding EF-hand calcium-binding domain-containing protein 4A-like isoform X2, which translates to MEAIGHKLFQLGDPEGKGFIVRRDMQKLKDELSMTPEQLEIVFDTLDVEQKGYLTLCQFLEKFNTAPMNFRNNRWKEQQNIVSFKCSYTEDIQTLLQTIKDTNMIKLSIGHLENICKAASQMEPDSAVSVGRIEAFLRALNIDLLKIVERDRELEEMLQSREIQHQNNMQKLFEELESHFREEQEKTKLEDQRKFRSELTTLENELADKEDRFRAAVSTRQEFAGQLVAAQQRELAVMAENAKLIETRERLLNDLDAERTKTCRLEEIIEKTNVESAADNEKHFKQGFYVAKNLVSMKEEGLLQQLEILQDMKNVLLN; encoded by the exons ATGGAGGCCATCGGACACAAACTCTTTCAGCTCGGCGACCCCGAAGGAAAGGGGTTCATCGTGAGGCGAGACATGCAA aaattaaaagaCGAGCTCTCAATGACCCCGGAGCAATTGGAGATCGTATTTGATACACTGGATGTGGAACAAAAAGGTTACCTCACACTCTGTCAATTTTTGGAAAAGTTCA ACACTGCACCAATGAATTTCCGGAATAATCGATGGAAGGAGCAGCAAAACATCGTTTCATTCAAATGTTCTTACACGGAAGACATCCAAACACTTTTGCAAACCATCAAAGACACGAACATGATAAAATT GAGCATAGGGCATTTAGAGAACATATGCAAGGCAGCCTCTCAAATGGAACCAGACAGTGCGGTATCGGTGGGCCGTATCGAAGCGTTTCTCAGGGCGCTCAACATTGACCTACTAAAGATCGTCGAACGTGACAGGGAGCTGGAAGAGATGCTGCAGAGCCGTGAGATCCAACACCAAAACAac ATGCAAAAACTTTTCGAAGAACTCGAATCGCATTTCCGTGAAGAGCAAGAAAAGACCAAACTTgaa GACCAAAGAAAATTCCGGTCAGAACTAACCACGTTGGAAAACGAACTTGCTGACAAGGAGGATCGGTTCCGTGCCGCCGTGTCCACTAGGCAGGAATTCGCAGGACAGCTAGTGGCAGCCCAACAACGTGAACTGGCGGTTATGGCGGAAAACGCTAAACTTATCGAAACCCGT GAAAGACTGTTGAATGATTTGGATGCGGAACGGACCAAAACCTGTCGGCTGGAGGAAATCATCGAGAAGACCAATGTGGAGTCAGCCGCGGACAACGAGAAACACTTCAAACAAGGATTCTACGTGGCGAAAAATTTAGTCTCCATGAAAGAAGAAG GACTTTTGCAACAGTTAGAAATCCTTCAGGACATGAAAAACGTCCTGTTGAACTGA
- the LOC132943978 gene encoding EF-hand calcium-binding domain-containing protein 4A-like isoform X3, whose product MTPEQLEIVFDTLDVEQKGYLTLCQFLEKFKDTAPMNFRNNRWKEQQNIVSFKCSYTEDIQTLLQTIKDTNMIKLSIGHLENICKAASQMEPDSAVSVGRIEAFLRALNIDLLKIVERDRELEEMLQSREIQHQNNMQKLFEELESHFREEQEKTKLEDQRKFRSELTTLENELADKEDRFRAAVSTRQEFAGQLVAAQQRELAVMAENAKLIETRERLLNDLDAERTKTCRLEEIIEKTNVESAADNEKHFKQGFYVAKNLVSMKEEGLLQQLEILQDMKNVLLN is encoded by the exons ATGACCCCGGAGCAATTGGAGATCGTATTTGATACACTGGATGTGGAACAAAAAGGTTACCTCACACTCTGTCAATTTTTGGAAAAGTTCA AAGACACTGCACCAATGAATTTCCGGAATAATCGATGGAAGGAGCAGCAAAACATCGTTTCATTCAAATGTTCTTACACGGAAGACATCCAAACACTTTTGCAAACCATCAAAGACACGAACATGATAAAATT GAGCATAGGGCATTTAGAGAACATATGCAAGGCAGCCTCTCAAATGGAACCAGACAGTGCGGTATCGGTGGGCCGTATCGAAGCGTTTCTCAGGGCGCTCAACATTGACCTACTAAAGATCGTCGAACGTGACAGGGAGCTGGAAGAGATGCTGCAGAGCCGTGAGATCCAACACCAAAACAac ATGCAAAAACTTTTCGAAGAACTCGAATCGCATTTCCGTGAAGAGCAAGAAAAGACCAAACTTgaa GACCAAAGAAAATTCCGGTCAGAACTAACCACGTTGGAAAACGAACTTGCTGACAAGGAGGATCGGTTCCGTGCCGCCGTGTCCACTAGGCAGGAATTCGCAGGACAGCTAGTGGCAGCCCAACAACGTGAACTGGCGGTTATGGCGGAAAACGCTAAACTTATCGAAACCCGT GAAAGACTGTTGAATGATTTGGATGCGGAACGGACCAAAACCTGTCGGCTGGAGGAAATCATCGAGAAGACCAATGTGGAGTCAGCCGCGGACAACGAGAAACACTTCAAACAAGGATTCTACGTGGCGAAAAATTTAGTCTCCATGAAAGAAGAAG GACTTTTGCAACAGTTAGAAATCCTTCAGGACATGAAAAACGTCCTGTTGAACTGA